In Pseudomonas sp. ADAK18, a single window of DNA contains:
- a CDS encoding DUF932 domain-containing protein, translating to MAHQIEQMAYVGATPWHGLGSQLTQKQPIEIWQREAGMDWQIQESPVHFKADAIGHMGSIHSFPEQKVLYRSDTKAPLSVVSNRYQIVQPREVMEFYRDLTEVSGYELETAGVLKGGRKFWALARTGQNATLKGNDQVNGYLLLATSCDGTLATTATPTTVRVVCNNTLSIALDGIPHAIKVPHNTRFNPQSVKKQLGIAVSQWDEFMYRMRVLSERKVQWPEAMSFFMEVLCETYAHDPIPDVLPNKRALEKVQNLYEGKGRGSDMESARGTAWGLLNAVTEYVDHERRARSSEYRMDSAWFGQGAQIKQRALDSALRLVA from the coding sequence ATGGCTCATCAAATCGAACAAATGGCTTACGTTGGTGCAACTCCGTGGCACGGCCTCGGCAGTCAACTGACTCAAAAACAACCTATTGAAATCTGGCAGCGTGAAGCCGGTATGGACTGGCAGATCCAGGAAAGCCCCGTCCACTTCAAAGCCGACGCTATCGGCCATATGGGCAGCATTCACTCATTCCCAGAGCAAAAGGTACTGTACCGTTCCGACACCAAGGCGCCTCTGTCCGTGGTATCCAACCGCTACCAAATTGTCCAGCCGCGTGAGGTGATGGAGTTTTACCGTGACCTGACTGAAGTGTCCGGCTATGAGCTGGAAACGGCAGGTGTGCTGAAGGGAGGGCGTAAGTTTTGGGCATTAGCGCGAACCGGGCAAAACGCCACCTTGAAGGGCAACGATCAGGTTAATGGCTACTTGTTGCTGGCGACCTCGTGTGACGGCACCCTCGCGACCACAGCCACGCCGACCACCGTTCGCGTGGTTTGCAACAACACGTTGAGCATTGCCTTGGATGGTATTCCCCATGCAATCAAGGTCCCACATAACACGCGATTCAATCCTCAGTCGGTGAAAAAGCAACTCGGTATTGCCGTCTCGCAATGGGACGAATTCATGTACCGGATGCGCGTGCTCTCCGAACGCAAAGTTCAGTGGCCTGAGGCGATGAGCTTTTTTATGGAGGTGCTATGTGAGACCTACGCCCATGATCCCATTCCCGACGTACTACCCAACAAACGAGCGCTGGAGAAGGTTCAAAACTTGTACGAAGGCAAAGGTCGCGGATCAGACATGGAGTCCGCTCGCGGCACCGCGTGGGGCCTGCTAAACGCAGTAACTGAGTATGTCGATCACGAGCGTCGTGCCAGGAGTTCAGAGTACCGGATGGACTCAGCTTGGTTCGGGCAAGGAGCACAAATCAAGCAACGAGCACTCGACTCGGCTCTACGACTAGTTGCATAA
- a CDS encoding helix-turn-helix domain-containing protein has translation MSVLAKRIKQARIRAGLSQERLGLDAGLDEMSASTRMNRYELGKRVPAPDLVERLSEVLSVPAAYFYAVEDDEAELLIKFSKLDADERVQLMRYLDELLESQ, from the coding sequence ATGTCAGTACTGGCAAAGCGGATAAAGCAGGCGCGTATTAGGGCGGGGTTGTCGCAAGAACGACTAGGACTTGATGCCGGCTTAGACGAGATGTCTGCAAGCACCCGTATGAACCGATACGAGTTGGGGAAGCGGGTTCCTGCCCCGGATTTGGTCGAGCGGCTGAGCGAGGTGCTCAGTGTTCCTGCGGCGTATTTTTACGCGGTCGAAGATGACGAAGCTGAGCTGCTTATCAAGTTTAGTAAGCTGGATGCAGATGAGCGCGTGCAGCTAATGCGATACCTGGACGAGCTGCTGGAATCTCAATAG
- a CDS encoding HEPN domain-containing protein, whose protein sequence is MGVRQRAESGVEKAIFSVLHICCGADADVVWVIWAFHALEAIYGTKVGEGFTNLVERISTLLKLDAQGKRMLKKHLREMYDCRSSFVHGGYRVHHPMKNEIMDQSLNEDFKKLLEVSQFGFNLVVLSLQALVENGWYGLKIEEQMSGVLSDDFSV, encoded by the coding sequence ATGGGGGTCAGGCAAAGAGCCGAGTCTGGCGTAGAAAAAGCAATTTTTTCAGTTTTGCATATTTGCTGTGGCGCAGACGCAGATGTCGTTTGGGTTATTTGGGCATTTCATGCATTAGAGGCCATTTATGGTACAAAGGTAGGAGAAGGATTCACTAATCTAGTTGAGCGGATCTCAACACTCTTAAAGCTAGATGCTCAGGGCAAAAGGATGTTAAAGAAGCACTTGCGTGAAATGTACGACTGCCGAAGTTCTTTTGTACACGGCGGGTACAGAGTGCACCATCCTATGAAAAATGAAATCATGGATCAAAGCTTAAATGAGGATTTCAAGAAGCTTCTTGAAGTATCGCAATTCGGCTTCAATTTAGTTGTATTGTCGCTACAAGCTCTAGTGGAGAACGGTTGGTACGGACTGAAAATTGAAGAGCAAATGTCTGGCGTGTTGTCAGATGATTTTTCCGTGTAG
- a CDS encoding SEC-C metal-binding domain-containing protein: MYNDELNPDDIAPLFSNDRLLRTEITTLLGLMVRQDLDMSVPTVEVLGELVARTDTLMVELHQALSRPMMSALKDQAMSGSNTGAAWDGMSMREPIFYGTESAYSFQYRDFLPAKYGEDDHWLVEKMGFSIGQAQVVAHAMCALMDERSCAAFTGSNTPEVEPHMLLAAFEYSAKLVSDLSGLDVAIVEAVFRALTLTGDNLQFQTIGDFNAVAATPLLLTGRGTVLLFQHYAIYEALYESPFFWMWADKPYRPKAMANRGAFAEQFAARRLAAVFGEGNVHTNVNLFKGKDIAGEADVLVVFGDRLIIVQAKSKKLTLEARKGNDGQLKSDFAAAIQQSYEQGWECASIIVEGGYRLEDDQGREVKLPHPVKEIYLFNIVSEHYPALAFQSSQYLSYQTTEVVKAPFVMDVFLLDALAEMLTSPLRFLSYIRLRIAAVGKLNLSHELTALGFHLKRNMWLDDEINHVMIDDSYSIDLDTAMTVRREGHPGQRTPEGILTRLAGTRYEQVISQIEAEANPATLELGFQLLAMNEDAAFNIHRGLEAITRMTRKDGQGHDFTIGAEQGRAGICFHSNVVPSAAALRRLQFHCHKRKYILRSDTWFGLAVGGDCDIQFGVSLNSTWTESEQMNELTRDAQAPAPISSLSSLIRQSHGQKVGRNDPCSCRSGKKYKKCCMP, encoded by the coding sequence ATGTACAACGACGAGTTGAATCCGGATGACATTGCTCCGCTTTTTAGCAATGACCGCTTATTAAGGACTGAAATCACAACTCTGCTCGGGTTGATGGTTCGTCAGGATCTGGACATGAGCGTGCCCACTGTAGAGGTCTTGGGCGAATTGGTAGCCCGCACCGATACACTCATGGTGGAGCTACACCAAGCTCTTTCTCGGCCGATGATGTCAGCCCTGAAAGATCAGGCCATGAGCGGGAGCAACACGGGAGCAGCCTGGGACGGCATGTCCATGCGAGAGCCGATTTTTTATGGGACCGAGTCCGCCTACAGTTTCCAGTACCGTGATTTTCTTCCCGCGAAGTACGGTGAAGATGACCACTGGCTCGTTGAGAAAATGGGCTTTTCCATCGGCCAGGCACAGGTGGTTGCACACGCCATGTGCGCCCTTATGGACGAGAGGTCATGCGCCGCCTTCACCGGCTCCAATACGCCAGAGGTTGAGCCTCACATGTTGCTCGCAGCATTTGAGTATTCGGCGAAGCTTGTCTCGGATTTAAGCGGACTGGATGTAGCCATTGTCGAGGCCGTATTCCGCGCTTTGACGCTGACTGGTGACAATCTGCAATTTCAGACCATTGGCGATTTCAATGCCGTCGCGGCCACGCCGCTACTGCTGACCGGTCGCGGTACGGTGTTGCTCTTCCAGCATTACGCCATCTACGAGGCTCTCTACGAATCGCCATTTTTCTGGATGTGGGCCGACAAGCCGTACCGACCGAAAGCCATGGCAAATCGTGGCGCATTTGCGGAGCAGTTCGCAGCTCGGCGGCTTGCCGCAGTCTTTGGTGAAGGCAATGTCCATACCAACGTAAATTTGTTTAAAGGCAAGGACATTGCTGGTGAGGCCGACGTGCTGGTCGTTTTCGGCGATCGGTTGATCATTGTTCAGGCGAAGTCAAAAAAACTGACCCTTGAGGCCCGGAAAGGCAATGATGGTCAACTCAAGTCAGACTTCGCCGCGGCAATTCAGCAGTCGTACGAGCAAGGATGGGAGTGTGCGAGCATTATTGTTGAGGGTGGGTATCGGCTGGAGGACGACCAAGGCAGGGAAGTAAAGCTACCTCATCCCGTGAAAGAAATTTACCTCTTCAACATCGTTTCCGAGCACTACCCGGCATTGGCATTCCAATCCAGCCAATACCTGTCGTATCAGACGACCGAGGTTGTTAAAGCGCCTTTCGTGATGGATGTCTTCCTCTTGGACGCCCTCGCTGAGATGCTCACGTCACCGCTCAGGTTCCTTAGCTACATCCGCCTTCGAATCGCCGCGGTGGGTAAGCTGAATCTCAGTCACGAGCTGACGGCTTTGGGGTTTCACTTGAAACGAAATATGTGGCTCGATGACGAAATCAATCACGTGATGATTGATGACTCATATTCGATCGATCTCGACACCGCCATGACTGTCCGGCGGGAGGGGCATCCGGGCCAGCGCACTCCCGAAGGCATACTGACCAGATTAGCTGGTACGAGGTATGAGCAGGTGATTTCCCAGATTGAAGCTGAGGCCAATCCAGCAACGCTCGAACTCGGATTTCAGCTTCTGGCCATGAATGAGGACGCCGCTTTTAATATCCATCGGGGCCTTGAGGCCATAACTCGCATGACGCGAAAGGATGGGCAGGGGCACGATTTTACAATCGGAGCCGAGCAAGGAAGGGCCGGCATTTGCTTCCACTCTAATGTAGTCCCCTCGGCGGCAGCCTTGCGCCGGCTGCAGTTCCATTGCCACAAGCGTAAGTACATCCTGCGATCAGATACGTGGTTCGGCTTGGCCGTCGGTGGAGATTGCGACATTCAGTTCGGCGTGAGTCTTAATTCCACATGGACAGAATCTGAGCAGATGAACGAGCTGACTAGGGATGCCCAGGCCCCAGCACCAATATCATCGTTGTCGTCCCTCATTCGCCAAAGCCATGGCCAGAAAGTGGGACGCAACGACCCTTGCTCCTGCCGAAGCGGTAAAAAATACAAAAAGTGTTGCATGCCGTAA
- a CDS encoding ATP-binding protein has translation MTENIKSTAITSAGYIYQNRQGLRVLCDWLDAPSRYAKVKFECDVEAEAPKGLDDIVVERSDGLQDLKQVKFTPNPDAHPLSWDWLLEKSGKTERSRSMLKKWFDAYRSLDLARIGDLSLLTNRRPDAEIEACLTGSKIDFAKVPDPRRAALIAELGGEADCEDFLGRLQITHSDKGYETLEHEVDARLRAHGTPEGIAVLKNVALNWATQKYSPPPSGWITLPDLRAILQATPPAPLPEDFAVPKGYEVPDAEFHGAFVKDALRSGGKAIVLTGPPGRGKSTYLSALCDIFADKDIPTVRHHYFLSTTERGRDRLHSYVVEESIRSQIERFHPDVLRPPGGLRAQLDATAAHYKALDKPFVLILDGLDHVWRTNGEDKQPLEDLFAQLVPCAENLVLLVGTQPVDDAQLPADLLIAAPKASWKTLPAMSGDAVLSYLRQAVHAGRLSTGFGPAEPNEKDVHAEPEAPETTEVAAAHEAVAEEELQSAAAALRARTNGHPLHVIYATSALVLAGGKVTRWDVEQLTGDLSQGVKFYYGSLWERVSPSLKDALRLVCAFPFFWPRTAFGEIATAMRLAAPEIEKVEHLLHSSAAGLKVFHESLAVYVRSTDGYADRIAALRPEVARWLETLAPNALRVNWLWTVQAQLGDPSHLIAGLTRDWVLLRLEEGYPQSLFDTLITDAVAAALDRAEFAQAYRLQHLKARMVEGSQYQMQDEDMAQLVSYTWTLASDDWVIREAVASRHETDIKLVAALGLALRARGDHIVAETCGEETLRRFRGASRFSREYSTGNGLDAFRFLAGAFARLGAVGVTPEGLKQFVTRANPEGWLPRVRLMAAEGQLDELMSLAASLGDSRRKCVVSDACLRAAAQLNVSIVERGDFKALARTPFVAAIEAAHVHAVTTLNASIPIDWLGLNYRERKQDLAKLVHHWFFSAVHLSMCMSAEGQTEFSFARAPVYADRENVTDFLNVLSGVAGQVAHHWWRGDFVDFHAVFELLDPVEFRHFRQSYDWQSAAEDFRAALHQVACDVRLGSILLGHAVEANLTEATLAAAESFKWFDAASFREQYAGGLLTKMSDEAAAKFVLSQREQFDAEVRQETSVHLQTPLQLCGISVAHGLETTARELCRQTWELATGFSHRKDPTLNKTLDAIGFLVEAAPKNARRLLAQVASQVHSVLDYTDGSGTRHALTAADALLAKLAPAALVAKYEEHVDAGQWSQAENSLSVYVEQGVKAGWPLDALMRTGLPPEVRDVLQRLVKEGVEGAAERLGLLNAHGGWDIGVLSREEHANSNTDRKPFDGDVSTFEPEQLMALLDRLSGGGYDDEAALLAWYQYWEGQGQGKRILHALDDSLLSDRGRGRDLLHLSGHAFHTRRRQSGLKAAWKYLVSAQIYSGAWIGYMEREEKTLARLDLVAQYYLKYCDDFVTKTAYAMFGEPERPRLAPGEAMVYFYVKQGRIDAAVEFAQVMVDCVLEDTRTLPLANPRWGTELVAADAREE, from the coding sequence ATGACTGAGAACATCAAGAGCACGGCAATCACCTCTGCCGGCTACATCTATCAGAACCGGCAGGGGCTGCGGGTGTTGTGCGACTGGCTGGATGCGCCGAGTCGCTACGCGAAGGTCAAGTTCGAGTGTGACGTTGAGGCGGAAGCACCAAAGGGTTTGGACGACATCGTGGTCGAGCGCTCGGACGGACTGCAAGACCTTAAGCAGGTCAAGTTCACGCCAAACCCTGATGCACATCCGCTGTCCTGGGATTGGCTGCTTGAGAAATCCGGCAAGACGGAGCGGTCCCGGTCAATGCTGAAGAAGTGGTTTGACGCGTACAGGTCGCTGGACCTAGCACGTATCGGTGATCTCTCCCTGTTGACCAACCGGCGGCCTGATGCTGAGATCGAAGCCTGCCTGACCGGTAGCAAGATTGATTTCGCCAAGGTCCCTGACCCGAGGCGCGCGGCGCTCATCGCCGAACTCGGCGGCGAGGCGGATTGTGAGGACTTTCTCGGTCGACTACAGATCACGCACAGCGACAAGGGCTACGAGACGCTCGAGCACGAGGTTGACGCGCGGCTGCGTGCGCATGGAACGCCGGAGGGCATCGCCGTCCTCAAAAACGTCGCTCTGAACTGGGCGACGCAGAAGTACTCTCCACCGCCGTCCGGCTGGATCACGTTGCCAGACCTTCGCGCGATCCTGCAGGCGACACCGCCGGCACCTCTCCCGGAAGACTTTGCGGTCCCCAAGGGCTATGAGGTGCCCGATGCAGAATTCCACGGCGCTTTCGTCAAGGATGCTCTGCGGTCAGGCGGCAAGGCGATCGTTCTGACCGGTCCGCCTGGTCGCGGCAAGAGCACCTACCTCAGCGCGCTGTGCGACATATTCGCCGACAAAGACATTCCGACGGTCCGCCACCACTACTTCCTGTCCACGACGGAGCGCGGTCGGGATCGCTTACACAGCTACGTCGTCGAAGAGTCGATCCGATCGCAGATCGAGCGATTCCATCCCGACGTCCTCCGCCCGCCCGGTGGCCTGCGCGCGCAGTTGGACGCCACTGCGGCGCACTACAAAGCGCTCGACAAGCCCTTCGTACTGATTTTGGATGGTCTCGACCACGTCTGGCGCACCAACGGGGAGGACAAACAGCCGCTAGAGGACTTGTTTGCCCAGTTGGTGCCGTGTGCTGAGAACTTGGTACTGCTCGTGGGTACACAGCCGGTGGACGACGCACAACTTCCGGCAGACTTGTTGATCGCTGCGCCGAAGGCAAGTTGGAAGACGCTGCCCGCCATGTCCGGCGACGCCGTCCTTTCGTACTTGCGTCAGGCGGTGCACGCCGGTCGGTTGAGCACGGGGTTTGGGCCTGCGGAGCCTAATGAGAAGGATGTTCACGCAGAGCCTGAGGCGCCTGAAACGACCGAGGTTGCCGCAGCGCACGAGGCTGTTGCTGAGGAAGAGTTGCAGAGCGCCGCGGCCGCGCTCCGCGCCAGGACCAACGGTCACCCACTGCACGTCATCTACGCGACCTCTGCACTTGTGCTTGCCGGTGGCAAGGTCACGCGATGGGACGTCGAGCAACTCACCGGAGATCTGAGTCAGGGCGTGAAGTTCTACTACGGGTCGCTGTGGGAGCGGGTTTCACCCAGCCTAAAGGATGCGCTGCGACTGGTTTGCGCCTTCCCGTTCTTCTGGCCACGGACTGCATTCGGCGAGATCGCGACCGCGATGAGGCTGGCGGCGCCCGAGATCGAAAAGGTGGAACATCTGCTTCATTCGTCGGCCGCCGGTTTGAAGGTCTTCCACGAGAGCCTGGCGGTGTACGTGCGGTCGACCGATGGCTACGCCGATCGCATCGCTGCACTCAGGCCGGAGGTTGCGCGCTGGCTGGAGACGTTGGCTCCCAACGCTTTGCGGGTGAACTGGCTCTGGACGGTCCAGGCGCAGCTTGGCGATCCAAGCCATCTGATCGCGGGCTTGACCCGAGACTGGGTGCTGCTGCGACTGGAAGAGGGCTATCCGCAGTCGCTGTTTGACACATTGATCACCGACGCCGTGGCTGCCGCGCTGGACCGGGCTGAGTTCGCACAAGCCTATCGCCTCCAGCACCTGAAGGCCCGCATGGTTGAGGGCAGCCAGTACCAAATGCAGGACGAGGACATGGCCCAGCTGGTTTCTTACACGTGGACGCTGGCGTCGGACGATTGGGTTATCCGAGAGGCCGTTGCCTCCAGGCACGAGACGGATATCAAACTTGTGGCGGCGCTGGGGCTAGCGCTGCGAGCGCGCGGAGACCATATCGTGGCCGAGACCTGTGGCGAGGAGACGCTGCGACGCTTCCGGGGCGCGAGTCGCTTCTCGAGAGAGTACTCCACGGGCAACGGCTTGGATGCTTTCAGGTTCCTGGCGGGTGCTTTTGCGCGCCTAGGCGCGGTAGGGGTCACGCCGGAGGGGCTCAAGCAGTTCGTGACACGTGCTAACCCAGAGGGCTGGTTACCGCGCGTACGGCTGATGGCCGCGGAGGGGCAACTGGACGAGTTGATGTCGCTTGCAGCGTCGCTCGGCGATAGCCGGCGTAAGTGCGTTGTCAGCGATGCCTGCCTCCGGGCCGCGGCTCAGCTCAATGTAAGCATCGTCGAACGCGGTGACTTCAAAGCACTCGCCAGAACGCCCTTTGTAGCAGCCATCGAGGCGGCCCACGTGCATGCCGTGACGACCTTAAACGCTTCAATCCCGATCGACTGGCTGGGACTCAACTACCGTGAGCGCAAGCAGGACCTTGCGAAGCTGGTGCACCACTGGTTCTTCAGCGCTGTGCACTTGAGCATGTGCATGTCCGCGGAAGGGCAGACCGAGTTCAGCTTTGCACGCGCACCGGTATATGCCGACCGAGAGAATGTCACTGACTTCCTGAACGTGCTCTCGGGCGTCGCCGGCCAAGTGGCTCATCACTGGTGGCGGGGGGATTTCGTAGACTTTCACGCGGTCTTTGAGCTATTAGACCCGGTGGAGTTTAGGCATTTCCGACAGAGCTACGACTGGCAATCTGCAGCAGAGGATTTTCGGGCTGCCCTGCACCAGGTTGCCTGCGACGTCCGTCTGGGCAGCATTCTGTTGGGCCATGCCGTCGAGGCTAATCTCACCGAGGCGACGCTCGCTGCCGCAGAGTCGTTCAAGTGGTTCGACGCGGCGTCTTTCCGCGAGCAGTACGCCGGAGGGCTGCTGACGAAGATGTCTGATGAGGCCGCTGCGAAATTCGTGCTCTCCCAGCGCGAGCAGTTCGATGCTGAGGTGCGGCAGGAGACCAGCGTGCATCTGCAAACGCCGCTGCAGTTGTGCGGAATTTCGGTGGCCCATGGTTTGGAAACAACGGCGCGCGAACTTTGCCGACAGACCTGGGAGCTTGCGACAGGCTTCTCGCATCGTAAAGATCCGACGCTGAACAAGACCCTCGACGCGATCGGTTTCTTGGTCGAAGCTGCGCCGAAAAATGCACGTCGACTGTTAGCGCAGGTCGCCTCTCAAGTCCACTCCGTGCTGGACTACACGGACGGCAGTGGCACCCGACACGCGCTGACTGCGGCGGACGCGCTGCTGGCCAAGCTGGCTCCCGCCGCATTGGTGGCCAAGTACGAGGAGCATGTCGACGCCGGGCAGTGGTCTCAGGCTGAGAACAGCCTGAGTGTGTACGTCGAGCAGGGAGTGAAGGCCGGCTGGCCGCTTGATGCGCTAATGCGCACGGGCCTGCCCCCGGAAGTTAGGGATGTGCTGCAGCGTCTAGTCAAGGAAGGAGTCGAGGGTGCCGCCGAGCGACTGGGGTTACTCAACGCTCACGGAGGGTGGGACATCGGCGTGCTGAGTCGCGAGGAGCACGCGAACTCAAACACGGATCGAAAGCCCTTCGATGGTGACGTCTCAACCTTCGAGCCCGAGCAGCTAATGGCCTTGCTCGATCGCTTATCGGGTGGCGGCTACGACGACGAGGCGGCGCTTCTGGCTTGGTATCAGTACTGGGAAGGCCAGGGACAGGGGAAGCGGATTCTCCATGCACTGGATGACTCGCTTTTGTCCGACCGAGGTCGAGGCCGTGATCTGCTCCACCTGTCTGGCCATGCCTTTCACACCCGACGTAGGCAGAGCGGTCTGAAGGCTGCTTGGAAGTACCTCGTCAGCGCGCAGATCTACAGCGGCGCCTGGATCGGCTATATGGAGCGCGAAGAGAAGACGCTCGCGCGGCTCGACCTCGTGGCCCAGTACTACCTGAAATATTGCGATGACTTCGTAACCAAGACAGCCTATGCCATGTTCGGCGAACCGGAGCGGCCGCGATTGGCGCCGGGTGAGGCAATGGTCTATTTCTACGTGAAGCAGGGACGCATAGATGCGGCGGTTGAGTTCGCTCAGGTTATGGTCGACTGTGTGCTTGAAGACACCCGAACCCTCCCGCTAGCTAACCCGCGTTGGGGAACAGAACTGGTTGCTGCGGACGCGCGGGAGGAGTGA
- a CDS encoding multidrug DMT transporter permease: MDELRILISRLGWPTPSCRWWTLQELAKLLSDPATTTETESALLKLLHSRKLEAEVVEALCIFWMAASEYGYVPNPDLPNRTPKPSLLSNLLLEALGFEEQALDTDLKAAPKHFEIPSDFEGVQGVDLARMFRTTLSRLELRTKLPLIRQMAFEWTENQAAYPEASLQGDFGHFARPLGKGFVGTYSARATLRAISAYLRTLAVAERLLGLPSGVVRHYALKALPIHPTLAALRPSRPAWVPVREDFNGSANAIEGIMREVVLRVAAERPGDELIALSTPVEMTMGRCMEVSLVRWLQFGNSEVADQDLASHIDSFWRDMPMLPSVPTAPLDEMTWLGAIPIDQLLDVPSASLPLAGRMDYGRMGYLQLNLYPSRLFVPTLLRTAQAEVRRVGTTLEVLVDEQVVADYAHWNTGWGPVRPGSLNGACGAALVSRGTSYRELPAAEGQVVRSFYLWQVRLLHRSNSYNAFDETLKSGVFFL; encoded by the coding sequence ATGGACGAGCTTCGAATTCTCATCTCTCGCCTAGGATGGCCGACGCCATCCTGCCGATGGTGGACATTGCAGGAGTTGGCAAAACTGTTGAGCGACCCTGCGACGACGACAGAGACCGAGTCAGCGCTGCTGAAGCTGCTGCATTCGCGCAAGCTCGAGGCGGAAGTCGTCGAGGCACTCTGCATCTTCTGGATGGCTGCAAGTGAGTACGGCTACGTTCCCAATCCCGATTTGCCGAACCGCACGCCGAAACCGTCACTCCTATCCAACCTGCTCCTCGAGGCTCTCGGCTTCGAGGAGCAGGCGCTAGATACCGACCTCAAAGCGGCGCCAAAGCACTTCGAGATTCCCAGTGATTTCGAAGGTGTGCAGGGGGTGGACCTGGCCAGGATGTTCCGGACCACGCTGAGCAGGCTGGAGCTTCGAACAAAACTCCCGCTTATTCGCCAGATGGCGTTCGAGTGGACTGAAAACCAGGCGGCCTATCCCGAGGCTTCCCTGCAGGGCGACTTCGGGCACTTTGCGCGGCCGCTGGGGAAAGGCTTCGTAGGCACATACTCCGCCCGGGCCACCCTTCGTGCGATCTCCGCCTACTTGCGCACCTTGGCGGTAGCGGAACGGTTGTTGGGGCTGCCCTCTGGGGTTGTGCGCCATTACGCACTAAAGGCGCTGCCCATTCATCCAACGCTGGCTGCGCTGAGGCCTTCACGCCCGGCATGGGTGCCGGTCCGGGAGGACTTCAACGGGAGCGCGAACGCGATCGAGGGAATCATGCGAGAAGTCGTCCTTCGCGTCGCGGCCGAGCGCCCCGGCGATGAGCTGATCGCGCTCAGCACTCCCGTCGAGATGACGATGGGACGCTGCATGGAAGTATCGCTTGTGCGATGGCTGCAGTTCGGCAACAGTGAAGTGGCTGACCAGGATCTTGCTTCACATATTGACTCCTTCTGGCGCGACATGCCAATGCTGCCAAGCGTGCCCACAGCGCCGCTCGACGAGATGACTTGGTTGGGGGCAATACCTATCGATCAGTTACTGGACGTCCCGTCTGCATCGTTGCCTTTGGCCGGACGGATGGACTATGGCCGCATGGGATACCTGCAGCTGAACCTCTATCCATCTCGACTGTTCGTGCCGACGCTCCTAAGGACTGCTCAAGCAGAGGTACGTCGAGTGGGCACCACGCTTGAGGTCCTTGTCGATGAACAGGTAGTGGCGGACTACGCTCATTGGAATACGGGCTGGGGGCCAGTGCGTCCGGGGTCGCTGAATGGAGCCTGCGGTGCGGCCTTAGTTTCTCGCGGAACGAGCTACCGCGAGTTACCGGCCGCCGAAGGGCAGGTGGTTCGATCGTTCTATCTCTGGCAAGTGCGCCTGCTTCACCGGAGCAACTCGTACAACGCGTTCGACGAGACCCTAAAGAGTGGCGTCTTCTTCCTTTAG